A window of Candidatus Methylomirabilota bacterium genomic DNA:
GCTGATCCTGGTTGGGGGCCTTGTCGTGACGGCGCCCATGGCCTCGGCCAACGACGAGTTGGTGAAGTTGCAAAAAGACGATGGCCAATGGGCGCAGCAGGGCAAGAATTATGCGGCGACCCGCTACAGCGGACTGAACCAGATTACATCCGATAACGTAAAAAACCTGAAAGTTGCCTGGTCATTCTCGCTGGGGACCTTAAACGGCCAAGAGGGAGGTCCGCTGGTTGTCGGCGACACAATGTATGTCCACAGCTCCTATTCTTCGGGTAATTCGCATAATATCTTCGCGCTTGACCTGTCCAAGGAGGGGGCCCCAATCAAGTGGAAGTACACAGCCAAACACGATCCGCGTGCGGTTCCGGTCGCCTGCTGCGACCTGGTTCATCGGGGCCTGAATTATGCGGACGGCAAGATCCTTTACCAGACGCTCGACGGCATCGTCATTGCGCTCGATGCGAAGACCGGTAAGGAGATCTGGAAGACTCGGAATGCCGACCCTTCCAAGGGTGAGACCAATACCGGTGCCGGCATGGTAATTCACGACAACTATATCGTCGGCGTTGCCGGGGGCGAATTCGGGGTTCGCGGCTGGATCGCGGCCTACAGTATCAAAGACGGCAAGCAGGTCTGGAAGGCCCGCAGCATGGGGCCCGATGATGAGCTCCTGCTTGCATCCGACTTCAACGCTGCCAACCCGCATTACGGACGATTTGGCGAGGGAACGAAGAGCTGGCCCGGTGAGCAGTGGAAGAAGGGCGGTGGCACCACCTGGGGTTACTGGTCGTACGATCCCGAGTTGAATCTTCTCTACTACAGCACCGGCAACCCGGGGACCTGGAATCCTGCCCCGCGGAAAGGCGGCGACAACAAGTGGTCGATGACCATCTGGGCTCGCAATCCTGATACCGGGATGGCCAAGTGGGCCTACCAGATGACCCCGTGGGACAACTGGGACTACGATGGGATCAATGAGTCCGTCCTGACCGAGCAGACGATCGGCGGCAAGAAGCACAAGGTGCTCACTCACTTCGACAGGAACGGCTTTGTCTACACCCTTGACCGCACCAACGGCACACTCCTCTCGGCCGAGCCGTTCGTTTATGTCAACTGGGCGAAGGGGATCGACCTGAAGACGGGACGGCCGATCGTCAACCCCGAC
This region includes:
- a CDS encoding PQQ-dependent dehydrogenase, methanol/ethanol family translates to MSVKRCTSLIGGLLILVGGLVVTAPMASANDELVKLQKDDGQWAQQGKNYAATRYSGLNQITSDNVKNLKVAWSFSLGTLNGQEGGPLVVGDTMYVHSSYSSGNSHNIFALDLSKEGAPIKWKYTAKHDPRAVPVACCDLVHRGLNYADGKILYQTLDGIVIALDAKTGKEIWKTRNADPSKGETNTGAGMVIHDNYIVGVAGGEFGVRGWIAAYSIKDGKQVWKARSMGPDDELLLASDFNAANPHYGRFGEGTKSWPGEQWKKGGGTTWGYWSYDPELNLLYYSTGNPGTWNPAPRKGGDNKWSMTIWARNPDTGMAKWAYQMTPWDNWDYDGINESVLTEQTIGGKKHKVLTHFDRNGFVYTLDRTNGTLLSAEPFVYVNWAKGIDLKTGRPIVNPDKLTKQGVDTKNICPCAMGGKNQVPVAYSPVTNLFYASVNNMCMNYEGVLVQYTAGAPYVGANVLMFNGHEGKDNWWGDVIAWDAVKGKKVWDIKEQQPPWSGPLATSTNVVFYGTMDGWFKAVDARDGKLLWKHKVGSGIIGNPMTFKGPDGKQYVAVYSGIGGWFGATVSLDLPPDDPTAALGGVNAAYLSGLPKASSRGGTLYVFGL